CCGGAGCCGAAGTCACCAGCCGCCGACACCGACCCGGAGTCGGAACCGCCAGCCGCCGACGTGGAGCCGGGACCGGGTGGCGACGAACCGCCGCTTGATTCCGACCCGGCGACGGACCCGGGGTTCGCGTCGGGCGAGGACGATGAACCGCCCGCAGACCCGAGCGAGGAGGACGCGGAGATTCTCGACGGCGAGCCGACGGAGACGCCGGAGTCGTCGATGCGGGACCCCGGCCAGTGGCCCGAGGAGACGGACCAGTTCGATCCCGACGCGCTGACGGACGGCGAGGCGACCGGGGAGTCGGCGTCCGCGGCGTCGACCGAGGGGTCGCCACAGTCGGAATCGAGCGGGGAGTCAGATGCTGACACGGACACGGAGCCGGAGCCGGCGGCGACGGGTATCCTCGACGGCGAGTACGTCTGTCCGGAGTGTGGATTCTCCGAGCAGATGGACGCCTCGTCGCTGCGGGACGGCGACGCGTGTCCGGCGTGTCACCAGGGGTATCTCGACGCCCGATAGCTCCGAAATCCGTAAACCATCGGGTGTCGAATCGGGCGTATGGAGGAGTATAAGATGCGGCGCGGGGAGTATCTCGAGGAGCGAATCCCCGACCTCGAATCGACCGTCGAGGAGTATTTCGGCGAGATATCGGACACCGAGGAGTACAACGGCTCTGACCTGTTCGTCATCGAAGAGCCGGAGAACCCGGTGTTCGAGCGCATCGTCGTCGGTGCGGTGACGTACGGGAGCAAGAAGGACACCCTCGCGGTCAACTTCGAGGAGCGCGAGCTTGAGGACCTGATGGAGACGGGCGACGTGGACGCCGCCGGCGACGCCAACGCCGCGAAAAACGAGTTCCTGCTCGAAGCGACGGGTCGCGACGCCAAGGCGCGGCGCGACTCGATGAAACGCGACGTCGAAGACGACGCACCCGACGACTTCTGAGTTCGCGGGGACGCTGTGTTTTTCCCTCCCGATACCCCACGTCCGGTATGGGCTACGCGTGTCCCGTCTGTGACGACCCGCAGGTCGACGCTCGCCACCTCGCGAACCACCTCGCCTTCACCGCCATTCTCGGCGACGACGACCACGAGGCGTGGCTCGACGACCACGTTCCGGAGTGGGCCGAGGAAGGCGAAGCGGAGCTCGCCGAGCGCGTCCGCGAGTTCGCCGACGAAGACGAGTACCCGCAGGTGTTCGAGGACACCACCGGCGAGCGACCAGACCGCGACGGCGGTCGCTCGGGCGAACTGTTCGAGAGCGAGGGGCACGGTCACGACCACGGCCAGGCTGGACACGCACACGACCAGGAGCTGCCGCCACAGGCGGACATGGAGATGGACGAGGACACGCAGGCGGTCATCGAGGAGGCACGCGAACTGACGAAGGAGATGCTAGCCGAGGACGAAGCCGAGGACGAGGACGACGAAGCCGAGAATTAGCGTCCGACCGCGGCCCGGATGCGGTCGCGTCGCCACCACAGTTCTGTCGTCCCCCACGCGAACAGCGTCAGCGCCAGCGCGAGCACGACGAGCAGTTCGGGGTACAGAATCCACGACGGCGAGACGTACAACAGCCCGTTGACGAGTAGCTGCGGGACGGCGGTCCGGAGGGTGTAGCCCGGATTCGCGAACAGTCCCGCGCTGGGGTCGATGCCGGGGTCGCCGGTGTCGACGGCCGGTCCGCCACCGGATTCGCTCGGCGTACCGAGCCGTTCGGCCTCGTACGGGAGCCGGACGGTCGCGGACCAGAGCACGGTACCGTCGGGCGCGACCTCGATGACGCGGTCGCCGTGGCTGTCGGTGACGAGCGTCGAGCCGTCGGGGAGTCGGTCGGCGTCGCGCGGCCACTGGAGGCGCGCGTCTGTCCACGCCCACGTCTGGACCCACTCGCCGCCCTGTCGCTGGTACTCGACGACGCGACGGTTCTCGGAGTCAGCGACGGGGACGCTCGGGCCGCCGTTCGCGGCGGGAATGTAGTCGGGGTTGTGCTGTTCGTACAGGATGGTGTGCGCGTCGTCGGAGCCGAGCGTCTGCTCGGCGACCAGCCCCTCGCCGGGCCGGACGAAGACGACGGAGTCCTGGTTCCGGAGGCTGGCTTGGAATCGGCCGTCGGGCGTCACCTCGACGTCGTTGACGTGGGTCCAGTCGCCGGGCGAGCCGCCGGACGAGCGGTCGTAGTCCTCGGCGGCGTTCCAGCGCCACACCTCCTCGCCGGTCGCGAGGTCGACGGTGTAGAGGGCGTCCTCGTAGATGTCGGCGACGGCGATGTGGCTCTCGTTGACCCGGTCGATGTCGTGGTACCGGTTCGACGGGATGCGCGGGGTGACCTTCGACCACAGGCGGGCGGTCTCGTCGGTGCGGAGGTTCACGCGCTCGTAGACGTTCCGCGAGCAGGTGTCGGTGGAGACGCCGGCACAGGCGTCGCCGGCAAGCTTCTCGGCACCGACGTACTCGACGACGTACGGCTCGTCGGGGACGGGGTCCACGTCGAAGTAGGTCTGGAGGGTGTCGTTGCGGTAGGCGACGCTCCCCTCGTCGGTGAGCGCGACGAGTTCACCCTCGGCGTCGGACTCGGGGACGCCCTGGGTGGCGACGACGGTGACGTTGGCAGCCGATTCGAGAGCAGCGGGGTCGTAGCCGCCGGCGTCGGTGGGTCGGAAGCCGTCGGTCGTCCCGGGGTCGTGCGGGCCGGTGAGATAGCCGGCGAGCAGACCGACGAGACAGACGACGACGACCGCGAGGAGGGCGCGGCGGAGAGTCGAACGGGCGGGCATCGACTCGCAGGTGTCCGGCGAGGTAGGATACTGTTTCGGTATATCTACCACCGACCGGCCCGTACGGCGGGTATGCACGAAGACGGGTGGCTCGCCCCGACGACGGCGACGGAGGCGCGGGAAGCGTACAGCGACCTCGCGCCGACGGCACAGACGGTCGTCCGGGAGACGGCCAAGGCGATGTCGTTCGACCGCGAGGAGTACGGCGACCGCGTCACGAGCGACGTGGTCGAGACGGCGCTTGACGCGCTGTTCGCCTCGCTGCTCGAAGTCACGGTCGGCACGCGCAGCGAGTTCGAGTCCGTCCGCGAGGACTCGGCGTTCGCCGTCGAGCTGGAAGGCAGCGACGAGGTTGACAACGTCGCGTGGCACGTCGCTCCCGCGGCAGACACCATCGTGGCGGCGACGTTCCACGCCGAGGAGGAAGCCGCCGTCGGCACGCTCCGCCGACAGGCGTACGGGAAGGTGTACAGAGACATCGTGAAAGACGGCGACGGAAGCGAGGAGCGCGAGGAGGGGGCCGCGTCGTGAGACGCATCACGCGCAACGTCACGCTCGGACTGCTCGTCGTGGTCGTCCTGCTGCTCGCGCTCGGGGCGGTCCCGTCGCTGCTCCAGAGCGGCGACCCCTACTACGCCGAGGCGACGGCCGCCGAGCCGCCGGCCGAGGTGACACCCATCGACGGCGCGAACCTCTCGGAGCGACGGTTCCCGTACACGTACGGCGCGGTGAGTGCAGCAGACGGCGACACGGCGCGCTCGACCGCCTACTACCGGGGTCCGTTCGGCATCAAGGAGACGTTCACCCACTCGGTGTTCGACGAGCGCGACGTGTTCAGACAGCGGTACGCGTCGAGCATGTCGGGGGACGCCGTCTTCGTCACCTTCGAGAACGTCACGTACCGCGTGACGGTGGTGCAGCCGTGAGCGACCACTCTGAGCACGACTGGCCGGTCGTCGAGTCGGTCGCCGAGTACGAGACCGGCTGGTACACCGGCGGCTACGACGAGGTGCGGCAACCCGACGCCACGACGAAGAAGTACTACTGGGCGGACCTCCCGCCGGCGGTCGTCGTCGTCGCACAGGACGGCGACGAGCTGGTGATGATAGAGCAGTTCCGGCCCGCCATCCGCGAGCGCTGTCTCGAACTCGTCGCCGGCATCGTGGAGGACGGGGAGACGTACGCCGAGGCCGGCGCGCGCGAACTGGAGGAAGAGACCGGCTTCGTTCCCGATTCGGTCACGCACGTCGAGGAGTTCTGGTGTTCGACGGGCGTGCTCCGCCACCGCCGGGGGATCGTCTACGCGGAGGGACTCACCGCCGGAAACCGCAAGCTCGACGGCAACGAGTTCATCGACGTGACACGCGTTCCGGTGGAGGAGGCGCTGGCCCGCGCCCGCGAGGAGCCGGCGAACGACGCCACCATCGAGGGGATTCTGCTCGCGCAGGCGGACGGGCTACTGTAACGAGCGCACCATCACGAACGCGTCCTCGCCGTCGTCGTAGTACCGGGGGAGCCGGCGGTGAATCTCGAAGCCGAACCGCTCGTACAGCCGCTTTGCGGTGTCGTTGGTCTCCCGCACTTCGAGTTTGACGCGGCCGACGCCCTGTCGCCGGCAGATGCTGAGGGCGGCACCGAGGAGGTTCGCGCCGAGCCCCTGGCCGCGGGCGTCGGGACGGACCGCGAGGTCCTTGACGTGGCCGAGCGGGGTACCGCCGTTCGGGACGGTGTCGGCGACGATGAAGCCGTCGACGGACTGGTCGCCCGCGACGAGGAACCCCGGCTGGCCGAGAAACTGCTCGAAGGCGGCGTAGGGCCACGGTTGGGGAAACGACGTGGTCTCGATGCGGTACACCGCGAGCAGGTCCGCCCGCGTCGCCTGCCGAATCGTCGGCTCGTCGGTCGACTCGCTCCCGGCTATCGTCACACCCACGCTACGGCGGTCAGCGAGTAAAGCCTTCGTCGCCAGCCAGTACCTTCTTATACACCTACCGTATACAATCGGATGCACCCAGTTTTGGGTGCATCCCCACCTCGCCCCCGTCGGGAGGGCTCTCCCCCACCCTCCTCCCTCCGGGGACGCTTTTCACTCCCCACAGCGGTCGCTGGTGAGCGCGAGCGACGCGAGTGCGAGACGCCGATTAGTTCGGCGTCCAGCCGCAGACCGTACACTCCGGGGCCGCCATCTCGTGGAGTCCGCCACACTCCGGACAGCGCTTTTTGTTATAGTCCTCCTCCCACGCCGGCGTCTCGGTTTCCGTCTCGTGGCCCCTGTCTGCGAGGAAGTCGTCGAAGATGTCGTTCGCGGTCGCCATACAAGCAGATAATTAGCCGCGGTGGAAATAAATGTGTGGTACGCTTTAGCACGGAACGGGGAGCAGCCGGGCCAGCGAAGCCACGCCCCTTATGCCCGATGGTCGTGTTCATGTCTCTATGACCGACGATACGCACCTGACGCGGCTGTTCGGTGGTCCCGGCAGCGGGAAGACCACCGCACTCCTCGACCGCGTCGACGAGATGCTCGAGGAGGGCGTCGACGTACGGGATATCCTCGTCGTCTCCTACACGCGGGCGGCCGCCGCCGAGATTCGCGAACGGCTGGCGGAGCGACTCGACCGCTCGCCGAAGTCGCTGAAGGGGAACGTCTCCACGATGCACGCGAAGGCGTACGAACTGCTCGACTTGTCTCGGGGCGACGTGGTCGGCGAAGACGAGAAAGAGGAGTTCTGCTCGGAGTACGGCATCGAGTTCGAAGGCGAGTACGACTCCAACCGGCGGCGCTCGTCGCGCTCGACCACCATCGGCAACAAGATTCTCGCCACCTCCGAGTGGCTCCAGCGGACCCGCCGCGACGTGGCCGACTGGTACGACGTTCCCTTCCAGTGGGACGTGGATGAGGTCCGACTCCCGCCGGAGGAGGACCCCAACTCACAGACCGGCAACAAGTACACCCCGACGTGGTCGTCGGACGACGACCGCATCGACGTGCCGGAGGTCATCCGCGCGTGGCGCGCGTACAAGGGTGAACACGGCGTCGTCGGCTTCGCCGACATGCTCGAACGCGTCACCCAGCGCTCGCTCGTCCCGAACGTCGACCACCTCGTCATCGACGAGTTCCAGGACATCACGACGCTTCAACACGACGCCTACGAGGAGTGGCGACCCCACATGGAGTCGGTGCTCATCGCGGGCGACGACGACCAGGTCGTCTACGCGTGGCAGGGAGCCGACCCCGCGCTCCTGCTTGAGGCCGACCCCGACGACGACGTCATCCTGCCCAACTCCTACCGGCTCCCGTCGAACGTGCTCAACGTCGTCAACCGCGAGATTCGCCACATCGACGAGCGCCAAGAGAAGGACCTGAACCCGCGCAAGGAGGGCGGCACCGTCGAGGGGATTCGCTCGCCGTCGATGTTCGACCTCACCCGGAACGTCCGCGACACCATCGAGGCGACCGAAGACGAGACCGTGATGGTGTTGTTCCGCGCCCGCTATCAGCTGTTCCAGTTCATGGAGGAGTTCACCTCGATGGGGATTCCGTACACCTCGCTGACGGACATCCGGATGTGGACCGACCGGCTCGAAGGGTACGTCCGCGCCGTCGAGAAGAAGACCGAGGAGGAACACATGACCGGCCTGGAGGCGCGGCGGCTCGCCGAGATGCTCGCCGACTCCGCGTTCGGCACGAAGGAGCGCGACGACCTCTTCGACGCGCTCGACGACCTGAAAGACCAGAACAACGCCCGGCTGGAGGATTTCGAGGTAAGTCCCGACTTCATCGAGGAGTACGCTCCGTTCACGCCCGGCGTCGCCGGTGCCTCCGACATGCTCACGCGCACCTCGAACTTCCAGGAGCGCTCCGTCGACGCCTACTTCGACGGCCCGTATCAGGGGATGGACGCCGACCGCGTCCGCGTCGGCACCATCCACTCCGCGAAGGGTCGCGAGGCCGACCACGTCTTCGTCTGTACCGACCTCACCGAGAAGGTGGTCGAGCAGATGGCGGCCACCGTCGACCGCGACCGACTCCCCGAGGACGTGGAGTTCCAGAAGGGAACCGACCCGGTCCCGGTGTTGACGGACAACGAGCGACGGGTCTTCTACGTCGGGATGTCGCGTGCCCGCGAACGGCTCGTCCTGATGGAGAATCTCATCGACGGCGCGCCGACGCTCCCGCTCGACGTGCTCATCGACAACGAGCCGAGCGAACTCCCGCTCGTGGAGTTCATCGAGCAGGCACAGGAGCCGCTCGAAGTCGCCGAGCCGGCCGACTGACCGCGGCAACCGCAGTCGTTTCGCCGCTGGCGACCCTACGTCGGACATGAGCGAACAAGCGACCGTACAGGTGTGGCTGGTCGAGCGGACCTACTCGGACGACGAACAGAACCTCATCATCCTCACGTACGCGACGCCCGACGGCGAGCGGTACTTCCGGAAGGAACGCGCGCTCACGACACCCGGCGACCGGCGGGCCACGACGGCCGCCGTTGAGGCCGAGCCGCAGAATCTCGGCGAGGTGACCGACCCCGACGAGCGCGAGCAGTACGCGGCCGAAGCACGGCGGATGGCCGCGGAACACGACCCCGGCGACGAGATCTAATCCTCGTCGGGTTCCTCGACGACCGCCCCGACCGTCTTCTCCGCGACGAGACCCGGAATGTCCGTCGGCGTCGTGAGATACTCCTCGATGAGCACCATCAGCGCCGCGATTGCGAGCACGATACCCCCGACCAGATGCTCGCCCGCGAGCAGTTGCTCGATGCCGAAGATGACGAGCGGGACCGCGAGCGCGACGGTCGCTGCTAGCCCGACGGTACTCATGATTGACCGCGCCATATCCTTCGTGGGTCGCGCGCGACCGAAAGCGCTCCGGCTTCTCCCAGTTTCGAGAATACTAACACATTTGCGTCGCGTCGCCGTAATGAGACCGTGTTCACCGGAATCATCGAGACGACGGGTGAGGTGCTCGCCCGCGAGCAGACCGCCGACGGGCTGCGGCTCCGACTGGCTGCACACTTCGCCGACGAGCTCACGCACGGCCAGTCGGTCGCCGTCTCCGGCGCGTGTCTCACCGTCGAGGAGCAGACCGACGACTCGTTTTCGGTCTTTCTGGCCGAGGAGACCGTCGAGGTGACGTATCTCGGCGACCTCGCCGTCGGCGACACCGTGAACCTCGAACGCGCGCTCCCCGCGGACGGCCGCTTCGACGGCCACATCGTGCAGGGGCACGTCGACGGCGTCGGCGAGGTGACGGGCATCGAGCAGGTCGAGGAAGATTGGTACTTCGAGTTCTCGCTGCCCGAGTCGATGGGCCAGTACGTCGTCTCGAAGGGGTCGATTACCATCGACGGCATCTCCCTGACCGTCGCCGACATCGACGCGGACGGCTTCGCGGTCGCCATCATCCCGGCGACCTACGAGATTACGACCCTCTCGGAGAAGTCGGTCGGCGACCCCGTCCACCTCGAGGTCGACGTCATCGCCAAGTACGTCGAATCCATCACCGAACAGTACGCCTGAGACGCGGTGACACGAGGCGCGCTTTTACAATGTTTATAAGTTCGCCCGCCCTCCCTCCTGTATGGATATTCTTCCGGACACGAGCGCGGTCATCGACGGCCGCGTGTCCGAACACGACGACGTGACCCACGTCTACGTGCCGAACGCTGTCGTCGCGGAGCTGGAGTCGCAGGCGAATCAGGGGCGCGACTCGGGGTGGGCCGGTCTCGAAGAGCTACAACGATTAGCCGAGGCTGCCGACGCCGGCGACCTCTCCGTCGAGTACATCGGCCGACGCCCGACCCACGACGAGACCGAGGGCGCGGGCGAGGGTGACATCGACGCGCTGATTCGCGACCTCGCGCGCGACCACGACGCGACGCTGCTCACCAGCGACCGCGTGCAGGCGGAGGTGGGCGAGGCGATGGGCGTCACCGTCGAGTACGTCGAGCCGAAGGTGGACACGACCGACGAGACGACCGACGACGGGCTCGACATCGAGCGCTACTTCGACGACAAGACGATGTCCGTCCACCTGAAGACGGGCGTCGCGCCGATGGCGAAGCGCGGCGATATCGGCGATATCTCGTACGGGCCAATCGCCGGCGAGCCGCTGTCGGAGTCGGAGATGCTGACGTTCGCGAACGATATCGAGTCGACGGCCCGCGCCTCCTCGCGCGGCTTCGTCGAGCTCGAGGAGCCGGGGATGAAGATCATCCAGTACGCCGACTACCGCATCGCCGTCGCTCGGCCACCGTTCGCCGACGGCATCGAGATTACGGCCGTCCGGCCCATCGCGTCGCCCACGCTCGACGAGTACGACCTGCCGGACGGGCTTCGCGACCGGTTCACCGAACACCAGCGCGGCATTCTGCTGTCGGGTTCGCCGGGGGCAGGGAAGTCCACGTTCGCGCAGGCGGTCGCGGAGTTCCTCGCCGACTCGGATTTCGCCGTCAAGACGATGGAGAAGCCGCGTGACCTCCAGGTCGGCGACCACATCACCCAGTACACCGAGCTTCGCGGGTCGATGGAGCGGACCGCCGACTCGCTGCTCATGGTCCGGCCCGACTACACCATCTACGACGAGGTGCGCAAGACCTCTGACTTCAACACCTTCGCCGACATGCGACTCGCCGGCGTCGGGATGATCGGCGTCGTCCACGCGACCCGGGCCATCGACGCGCTCCAGCGACTCGTCGGCCGTGTCGAACTCGGCATGATTCCGCAGGTCGTCGACACCGTCGTCTACATCGAGGCCGGCGAAATCGACACCGTCTACGAGGTCGAGACGAAAGTGAAGGTTCCCCACGGGCTGATGGAGGAGGACCTCACCCGCCCGGTCGTCGTCATCTCCGACTACGAGACGGGCGAGCCGGCATACGAGATTTACACGTTCAATCAGCAGGTCGTCACCGTTCCGCTCGAAGACGGCGACGAACAGGAGTCGGGCGTCAGTCGAATTGCGAAAAACGAAATCGAGCGCGAAATCAAGTCCATCGCCCACGGGCAGGTGGAAGTCGAGATTACGAGCGACAACGCCGCCACCGTCTACGTTTCCGAAAACGACATCTCCTCGGTTATCGGGAAGGGCGGCGGCCGCATCACCGACATCGAGAATCGGCTTGGCATGGAGTTGGACGTGCGGACGCTCGATGAGTACGCGGGCGGCTTCGGCGGCGGGAACAGTAGCTCCGGCAGCACAGACAGCAAGAGCAAGCAGGGAGAAATCGTCACGCCCGAAGTCACCTCCCGACACATCATCCTCCCCGTGGAGGGCCACGCGGGCGAGACGGTTGAGGTGCAGGCCGGCGGGCAGTATCTGTTCACCGCGACCGTCTCGCGGGGCGGTGAGGTGCAGATTTCCCGCGGGAGCGGGCTGGCCGACGAACTGGAGACGGCAGTCGACAGCGGACAACAGGTCACGGTCACGCCACAGTAGCCGAACGACGGCGGCGCTATCGGGGCGTAGTTCGCGGAGAAGACAACTGCGACGAGCGGAACGGACCTCTCAGTCGTCGGCGGCGGCGACGGTCTCGGCGGATTGGTCGTCGGCGTCGGTGAGCTGGTAGAGATTCTGTCGGGCGTCGGCGAAGTAGACGTCTTCGCTGACCACGTCGATGGCTTCGAGCCGTTCGAGGGCGTAGCGAACGGTTCGGGCCGACAGCATCGACTCCTCGACGATGCCCTTCTGGGTCATCGGCCCGTCGTACTCCAGTACCTTGTAGACGAGCTTGGCGCTCGGTGGGAGATCAGCGACTGTCTCTCCGTCAGAATCGCTCATGCTACCTGCATAGAGAGGTCCAGACGGCATAAACATGAAGGTGAGTTATTGCTAACCGCCCCGCAGCAGCCCCCGAGCGACGGATAAAACGGACGAACACGCCAGCGTAGCCCGCGGTTGTGGCTTCGAATCGCTTTTGCCGTCAGGGAGACGACGGAGGTACATGGCGACCGACACCGCTGGCCGCTTCTCCTCGCACATGCGGGGGGTCGTGGTCACATCACTGGCGTGTTCGATGGGGCTTGCCGCTGCGGTCGCGTCGTCGGTCGTGACGGCCGGCCTCCAAACGCCCGCAACGAGCAACCAGGCGCTGTACGTGCTGGTGGGGGCGATTCTGGTGCAGTTCCCCGTCCTGTCGGTCATGGGTATCGACGTTGGCGAGTTCTCGACGAAGGACTACCTCTACGTCGCGTTCATGACCTTCGCGCTCTGGTTCATCAGTTGGGGTATCCTGCTGACCACGGGGAGTAGCTTCTAATGGCCGGCGATTCCATCGCAGTCGTCGACTTAGACCGGTGTCAGCCCGACCGGTGTAACTACGAGTGCATGAACTACTGCCCGCCGAACCGGACGGGTAAGGAGTGTATCGTCGAGCGCGGCGACCACTTCGGCGAGGACGAACCCCACGAGGGCGGCGACGACCAGATACTCATCTCCGAGGAGATCTGTCTGGGCGAAAGCTGCGGTATCTGCGTCGAGAAATGCCCGTTCGACGCCATCGAGATTATCAATCTCCCGCAGGAACTCGACGAGAATCCGACTCACCGCTACGGCGAGAACGCGTTCGGGCTTTACGGGCTACCCGCGCCGGAATCGGGCACCGTCACCGGCATCCTCGGCCCGAACGGCATCGGGAAGACGACGGCCGTCCGCATCCTCGCGGGCGAAATCGAGCCGAACCTCGGTCGCCACGCCGACGCCCCGTCGTGGGACGAGGTGATGGACGCGTACCGCGGCACCGAACTCCAGTCGTATCTCGCCGAGCTGCGCGAGGGAGACGTGACCGTCGCGCGCAAGCCCCAGTACGTCGACAAGATTCCAAACAGCTTCTCGGGTATCACCCGAGAGCTCATCGAGGGCGTCGACGAGCGCGGCGTCGCCGACGAGATTACCGAGCGACTCGACATCCGGCCGGTGCTCGACCAGCCGATTGATACGCTCTCCGGCGGGGAGCTACAGCGAGTCGCGCTCGCGGCGACGCTCGTGCGCGATGCCGACTTCTACTTCCTCGATGAGATTACGCCGTATCTCGACATCGGCCAGCGCGTCACCGCCTCGCGGCTCATCCAAGACCTTGCGGCCGACGGCGACCGCTCCATGCTCGTCGTGGAACACGACCTCGCCGTGCTCGATCTGTTGGCGGACTCGATTCACGTCGCCTACGGCGAACCGTCCGCCTACGGTGTCATCACCGACCCCAAGAGCACGAAAAGCGGCATCAACGAGTATCTCTCCGGCTATCTCGACAACGAGAACATGCGAATCCGACAGGAGGCAATCGAGTTCGAGCAACACGCGCCACGCGTGGCCTCCAACACCGACACGCTCGTCGAGTATCCCGCCCTCTCGAAATCCTACGGCGAGGGCGAGTTCTCGCTCGACATCGAGGCCGGCGAGATTCGCAACAACGAGGTGTTGGGTATCGTCGGGCCGAACGGTATCGGGAAGTCGACGTTCGCGAAGATGCTCGCCGGCAAGCTCGACCCCGACGAGGGGAGTCTCGACACGACGCTCGACATCTCCTACAAGCCGCAGTACGTCGACATCGACCAGCCGATGCGCGTCGACGCGTTCCTGTCCTCGATTACCGACCAGTTCGGCTCCTCCTACTGGGAGACGGAAATCGCCCAGCCGCTCCAGCTCCAGCGGATTATGGAGCAGAACCTCACCGACCTCTCGGGCGGCGAGCGACAACGCGTCGCCATCGCGGCGTGTCTCTCGAAGGACGCCGACCTGTATCTGCTCGACGAGCCGTCGGCCCACCTCGACGTGGAACAGCGGGTGCTCGCCACCCGCGCAATCCGTCGGTACACGGAGAATCACAAGGCGACCGCGATGGTCATCGACCACGACATCTACATGATCGACCTGCTCGCCGACCGCCTGCAGGTGTTCGACGGCCAGCCGGCGGAACACGGCCACGCCGGCCAGCCGGTCGGGATGCGCGAGGGGATGAACGAGTTCCTCGCGAATCTCGACGTGACGTTCCGGCGCGACCAGCGCACCGGTCGCCCGCGCATCAACAAACCCGGCTCGCAGAAGGACCGCGAGCAGAAGAACGCCGGCGAGTACTACTACGCGCCGGCCGACGACGAGTAACGGACCCGAAGCTTCCTACCTCCGGCCCCCCTCCGTCGGGGTATGCGCTGTGATTATCACACTCACACGACCTACTCGGACGGCTCGTTCCTCGGGTGGATGGTCGGGGCCGCCGAGAACGCCGGGCTCGACGCGATCGGTATCGCCGACCACTGTATCGTCTCCACGCGCGAGGAGCCGCGCCACCAGCGCGAGAACATGGGCTTCAACCTCGACGTGACCTACGAGCGTCGCAAAGCCGCAATCGACGCGATGAACGAGCGCCGCGACATCGAAATCATCGACGGCGTCGAGATGGATTTCCACCCCGACGACGAGACGGAAATCGCGGCCTTCCTCGACGAGGTCGGCTTCGAGTACGCCGTCGGCAGCGTCCACGAGGTTGACGGCACGAACGTCCACTTCGAGGACCACTTCGCCGAGCAGTCGGCAGCCGCACGCCGCGACCACGTCGCCACCTACTTCGACCGGCTGGTCGCGCTCATCGAATCGGAGCTGTTCGACATCGCCGCCCACGTCGACCTCGTGGAGCGCAACAGCACGCTCCGCGGGCTGGCGACGGACGAGCAGTACCGGCGGGTGGCCGAGGCGTTCACCGACTCCCGGACTGTTCCGGAGTTGAACGCCGGGCGCGTCCTCTCGGAGTACGGCGAGGTCCACCCCACCCCGCAGTTCATGGAGGTGCTCCGGGAGGAAGGCGTCGAGTTCGTCTTCGGCACCGACGCACACGACCCGAGCGAGATCGAGCCGCGCAAGGAGGAACTGGAGAAGTTCGCCGCGACCCACGGCGTGGAGACGACGAC
This portion of the Halosegnis longus genome encodes:
- a CDS encoding DUF7093 family protein, which produces MGVTCSLLGHAFEEADTERERTEQGSEAITVVREIEECRRCGERRVTSESKEVTSIVDPSDVTVDDATDPEPKSPAADTDPESEPPAADVEPGPGGDEPPLDSDPATDPGFASGEDDEPPADPSEEDAEILDGEPTETPESSMRDPGQWPEETDQFDPDALTDGEATGESASAASTEGSPQSESSGESDADTDTEPEPAATGILDGEYVCPECGFSEQMDASSLRDGDACPACHQGYLDAR
- a CDS encoding DUF5611 family protein; this translates as MEEYKMRRGEYLEERIPDLESTVEEYFGEISDTEEYNGSDLFVIEEPENPVFERIVVGAVTYGSKKDTLAVNFEERELEDLMETGDVDAAGDANAAKNEFLLEATGRDAKARRDSMKRDVEDDAPDDF
- a CDS encoding DUF5810 domain-containing protein; translation: MGYACPVCDDPQVDARHLANHLAFTAILGDDDHEAWLDDHVPEWAEEGEAELAERVREFADEDEYPQVFEDTTGERPDRDGGRSGELFESEGHGHDHGQAGHAHDQELPPQADMEMDEDTQAVIEEARELTKEMLAEDEAEDEDDEAEN
- a CDS encoding aryl-sulfate sulfotransferase, whose product is MPARSTLRRALLAVVVVCLVGLLAGYLTGPHDPGTTDGFRPTDAGGYDPAALESAANVTVVATQGVPESDAEGELVALTDEGSVAYRNDTLQTYFDVDPVPDEPYVVEYVGAEKLAGDACAGVSTDTCSRNVYERVNLRTDETARLWSKVTPRIPSNRYHDIDRVNESHIAVADIYEDALYTVDLATGEEVWRWNAAEDYDRSSGGSPGDWTHVNDVEVTPDGRFQASLRNQDSVVFVRPGEGLVAEQTLGSDDAHTILYEQHNPDYIPAANGGPSVPVADSENRRVVEYQRQGGEWVQTWAWTDARLQWPRDADRLPDGSTLVTDSHGDRVIEVAPDGTVLWSATVRLPYEAERLGTPSESGGGPAVDTGDPGIDPSAGLFANPGYTLRTAVPQLLVNGLLYVSPSWILYPELLVVLALALTLFAWGTTELWWRRDRIRAAVGR
- a CDS encoding DUF5809 family protein; translated protein: MHEDGWLAPTTATEAREAYSDLAPTAQTVVRETAKAMSFDREEYGDRVTSDVVETALDALFASLLEVTVGTRSEFESVREDSAFAVELEGSDEVDNVAWHVAPAADTIVAATFHAEEEAAVGTLRRQAYGKVYRDIVKDGDGSEEREEGAAS
- a CDS encoding NUDIX hydrolase encodes the protein MSDHSEHDWPVVESVAEYETGWYTGGYDEVRQPDATTKKYYWADLPPAVVVVAQDGDELVMIEQFRPAIRERCLELVAGIVEDGETYAEAGARELEEETGFVPDSVTHVEEFWCSTGVLRHRRGIVYAEGLTAGNRKLDGNEFIDVTRVPVEEALARAREEPANDATIEGILLAQADGLL
- the rimI gene encoding ribosomal protein S18-alanine N-acetyltransferase, with the translated sequence MTIAGSESTDEPTIRQATRADLLAVYRIETTSFPQPWPYAAFEQFLGQPGFLVAGDQSVDGFIVADTVPNGGTPLGHVKDLAVRPDARGQGLGANLLGAALSICRRQGVGRVKLEVRETNDTAKRLYERFGFEIHRRLPRYYDDGEDAFVMVRSLQ
- a CDS encoding HVO_0416 family zinc finger protein; translation: MATANDIFDDFLADRGHETETETPAWEEDYNKKRCPECGGLHEMAAPECTVCGWTPN